The Manihot esculenta cultivar AM560-2 chromosome 1, M.esculenta_v8, whole genome shotgun sequence genome has a window encoding:
- the LOC110620883 gene encoding pentatricopeptide repeat-containing protein At4g21300, which translates to MNSFFNLPVKSCKRLLCTFIGGPLSHPISISEKFAFCLENCSDILSLKKLHASIFVYGLGDVRFLGSKLITCYAKFDLLTESRWVFDRIINNSLFLWNSLLAGYFRAGHYKEVQWRYLNLRQRSICLDSSVIIICLKSCIEYGCLNFGKGVHLDAFKFGLNSNSFVGSSLIVLYANYGDIVDASKVFDEITQKDVVVYTSMITGYAKIGDHRAYGAFRIAGNMQQEKLDPNRVTLVSLLQAAAQLALLHEGRSIHGYAIRRGIGCSDEVLETSFTDMYIKCGDPKSAACIFGKMNVRNIGSWNAMIAGYHKMGQPLEALNLFYFMVQENIMPDLITLANGIMCCADLAYLREGKSIHCFILRMGFHLDLVAMTALIDMYSKCNCLVQASKLFNKTEPRDVILCNVMMEGYLHNEFASEAVKTFSEMVRGCIKPNIGSFLNVLGALSNLKDGKQGRCVHGHVLRQGFHLNVEVANQIIHMYANCGCIYYARQVFNRLRNRDLVSWTSMMRGYTQHGQANESIYLFRLLQREQVEHDSVALTILLQAFCQLGHLSLAKEVHCHLYRALFKRDIPVTNSLITTYAKCGKLNMARNIFENATEKCITSWNAMVAAYGMHGDCVNALKLFAYMKEENIEPDEITFTSLLTACSHSGLVEDGLHVFRSMTEEYYIKPCEEHFSCLVDLLSRGGQLEEAYNLIKFLPLGQRAQALGALLAACRVHRNAEIGLMIGKDLLDLEPENASAYILVSNLYAECGKWDDAAKIRSTTKEKGLRRTHGYSLIETNKHVKDATISRTRLS; encoded by the coding sequence ATGAATTCATTCTTTAACCTGCCTGTCAAATCTTGTAAACGACTTCTCTGTACTTTTATCGGAGGTCCACTCTCCCATCCCATATCCATATCGGAGAAGTTCGCCTTTTGCTTAGAGAATTGCTCAGATATTCTCTCTCTAAAGAAGCTGCATGCTTCTATTTTTGTTTATGGACTCGGAGATGTCAGATTCTTGGGCTCTAAGCTTATAACTTGCTATGCGAAGTTTGATCTTTTAACTGAATCGAGATGGGTATTTGATAGAATCATCAATAACAGCCTCTTTCTTTGGAATTCACTTCTTGCTGGGTATTTTAGAGCTGGTCACTATAAAGAAGTTCAATGGCggtatttgaatttgaggcaaagaaGTATATGTTTGGACAGTTCAGTGATTATAATTTGTTTGAAAAGTTGTATTGAATATGGTTGTTTAAATTTTGGAAAAGGTGTTCATTTGGATGCTTTTAAGTTTGGGTTAAACTCGAATTCCTTTGTGGGCTCTTCACTTATTGTGTTGTATGCGAATTATGGTGATATAGTTGATGCGTCTAAAGTGTTTGATGAAATAACGCAAAAAGATGTCGTTGTATATACATCGATGATAACTGGGTATGCCAAAATAGGTGATCACCGTGCTTATGGGGCTTTTCGGATTGCTGGCAATATGCAGCAAGAAAAGCTGGATCCTAATCGGGTGACTTTAGTGAGCTTACTTCAGGCAGCAGCACAGTTAGCATTGCTACACGAGGGTCGTTCGATCCATGGCTATGCCATTAGACGTGgaattggttgctcagatgaggtGCTCGAAACTAGTTTCACGGACATGTATATCAAATGCGGGGATCCCAAAAGTGCAGCCTGCATTTTTGGCAAAATGAATGTAAGAAACATAGGTTCTTGGAATGCAATGATTGCTGGTTATCACAAAATGGGGCAACCTTTGGAAGCACTGAATCTTTTCTATTTCATGGTGCAAGAAAACATCATGCCTGATCTGATTACATTAGCAAATGGGATTATGTGTTGTGCTGATTTGGCATATTTAAGAGAAGGGAAGAGCATCCATTGCTTTATCCTTCGAATGGGATTCCATCTTGATTTAGTGGCTATGACTGCCTTGATTGACATGTATTCTAAATGCAACTGCTTAGTCCAAGCCAGCAAATTATTTAACAAAACAGAACCAAGAGATGTTATATTGTGCAATGTGATGATGGAAGGTTATCTTCATAATGAATTTGCTAGTGAAGCCGTGAAGACTTTCAGTGAAATGGTTAGAGGCTGTATCAAGCCAAATATTGGTTCCTTCTTGAATGTACTTGGTGCATTATCTAATCTGAAAGACGGGAAACAAGGAAGGTGTGTCCATGGACATGTATTAAGACAAGGGTTTCACTTGAATGTAGAGGTTGCCAATCAAATCATTCACATGTATGCAAATTGTGGTTGTATATACTATGCAAGGCAAGTTTTCAACAGGTTAAGAAATAGGGACTTGGTGTCATGGACGTCTATGATGAGGGGTTATACACAACATGGGCAAGCTAATGAATCTATCTACTTGTTTAGGTTGTTACAAAGAGAACAGGTTGAGCATGATTCAGTTGCTCTGACTATTCTATTGCAGGCGTTTTGCCAGCTTGGGCATTTAAGCCTGGCAAAGGAAGTTCACTGTCATTTGTATCGTGCTCTTTTCAAGAGAGACATCCCCGTTACTAATTCTCTGATTACAACATATGCCAAGTGTGGAAAACTAAATATGGCGAGAAATATTTTTGAGAATGCAACTGAAAAATGTATAACATCATGGAATGCAATGGTTGCAGCATATGGAATGCATGGGGACTGTGTGAATGCTCTAAAACTGTTTGCATACATGAAGGAGGAAAACATAGAACCTGATGAGATAACTTTTACTTCCCTACTCACTGCTTGCAGCCACTCAGGCTTGGTGGAGGATGGTCTACATGTTTTTAGGTCCATGACTGAGGAATATTATATAAAACCATGTGAAGAGCATTTTAGCTGTTTGGTGGATTTACTAAGCAGAGGAGGACAGCTTGAAGAAGCttataatttgattaaattctTGCCATTGGGACAAAGAGCTCAGGCATTGGGAGCTTTGCTTGCTGCCTGCCGAGTACATCGTAATGCAGAGATAGGGTTGATGATAGGAAAAGACCTTCTGGATTTAGAACCTGAGAATGCTAGTGCTTATATATTGGTATCAAATTTGTATGCAGAATGTGGAAAATGGGATGATGCAGCCAAAATAAGATCTACGACCAAGGAGAAGGGTCTGAGAAGGACTCATGGATACAGTCTAATAGAGACAAATAAGCATGTGAAAGATGCGACCATTT